In the Populus trichocarpa isolate Nisqually-1 chromosome 1, P.trichocarpa_v4.1, whole genome shotgun sequence genome, one interval contains:
- the LOC18095907 gene encoding gibberellin 2-beta-dioxygenase 8 yields MDPPFQEKYRSLFNDYTIVSKDKDDSLMNANDECELPLIDLHRLTLEYSEREQCVKEIKQAASEWGFLQVVNHGIPQEMLKSLQYEQRKAFEHPFRKKAEDNILNLSANSYRWGNPRATCLRQLAWSEAFHVPLTDISRIGDAYKSLSASIEAFTTTANALAKGVAEILAENLGVSSTFFEENCPEETSYLRMNRYPPCPFSSEVFGLIPHTDSSFLTVLNQDQIGGLQLLKNGRWINVKPNPEALVINIGDLFQALSNDVYKSIKHRVLAPQQVERFSLAFFYCPTYETVIESSIKPSKYKEFTFREFMMQIQRDLKATGDKVGVSRFLL; encoded by the exons ATGGATCCTCCATTTCAAGAGAAATACAGATCCCTCTTCAACGATTATACCATAGTATCAAAAGACAAGGATGATAGTCTAATGAATGCTAATGATGAGTGTGAGCTGCCTCTCATAGATCTTCATCGTTTGACACTTGAATACTCGGAGAGAGAGCAATGTGTAAAGGAGATAAAGCAGGCTGCAAGTGAATGGGGATTCCTTCAAGTTGTCAATCATGGGATTCCACAAGAGATGTTGAAGAGCCTTCAATACGAGCAAAGGAAGGCTTTCGAACATCCGTTCAGAAAAAAGGCTGAAGACAACATTCTGAATTTGTCTGCAAATAGTTACAGATGGGGAAACCCTAGAGCCACTTGTTTGAGGCAGCTCGCATGGTCAGAAGCCTTCCACGTACCTCTCACTGATATTTCAAGAATCGGTGATGCATACAAGAGTCTCAG TGCAAGCATTGAAGCTTTCACAACAACAGCTAACGCATTAGCTAAAGGCGTGGCAGAAATTCTGGCTGAGAATCTTGGAGTTTCATCCACTTTCTTTGAAGAGAATTGTCCAGAAGAAACTAGTTATCTTCGAATGAACAGATATCCTCCATGTCCATTCTCTTCTGAGGTCTTTGGCTTGATACCTCATACCGATAGTAGTTTCCTCACTGTATTAAATCAAGATCAGATTGGAGGATTGCAACTATTGAAAAATGGAAGATGGATTAACGTTAAACCTAATCCAGAAGCTCTAGTGATTAATATTGGTGACTTATTCCAG gCATTGAGCAATGATGTTTACAAAAGCATCAAGCATCGGGTGCTTGCCCCCCAACAAGTTGAAAGGttttctttggcatttttctATTGCCCCACTTATGAGACTGTGATAGAGAGTAGCATCAAGCCATCAAAGTATAAGGAGTTCACATTCAGAGAGTTTATGATGCAGATTCAAAGGGATCTTAAAGCTACTGGTGATAAAGTTGGAGTCTCAAGGTTTCTTCTGTGA